CGGGCATCTTCCTGGGCTCCGCAGCCGAGGCGCAGATCCAGTCGCAGGCGCTGGCCGGTACGCTTGCCGATTACGAGCTCAGTTTCGAGGACGGGACGCGGATGCGCGGGCGTTTCCTGGTCCAGCGACTGGACCATGCAGGCGATTTCAATGGAGAGCGCAATTACACGCTCCAGCTGGAAAGCTCCGGCCCGGTGCTGCCCTCCTGATGGCCAACGGCATGAGGGGCGAGGCCGAACTGGTCGTCGCCGGACGCACCTGCCTGCTGCGCCCGACCTTCACCGCGCTGGTCGCGGCGGAAGAGGAGCTGGGCCCGCTGTTCGCGCTTGTCGAGCGGGCAGGTAGCGGACAGCTCAAACTGGCGGAGATGGCCGCGCTGTTCTGGCACTGCCTCGCCAGGCCAGGTGCGCTCACCCGCGACGATGTGGGCGAGGCGGTGATGGATGCGGGACTTGCCGCCTGTGCGCGGCCGCTGCGCACCCTTCTGGGCGCAATCCTGCAAGGCTCTTCGTGAAAACGCCCGGCAAGGCGAGCTTCGCGGCTGGCGTGCCGGTCCTGGCCGGAATTGCCTCACGGCACCTTGGATGGAGCCCGCCCGTCTTCTGGGCCGCGACTCCGCCGGAACTGGCGCTGAGCCTGACCGACCCGTCAGCACCGCGAGCAAATCTGCTGGCCCGCGCCGATCTCGAAAGAATGATGGAGCACGACGCCGATGGATGATTCCGTAGAAGAAATGCTGGTCGAGATACGGGCCGGCACGCAGGGCTTCCGGACCGATATCGCACAGATGCGAAGCAGTTTCGATGCCACGCTGGTCGATGGATTCGAGAAAGCCGGCAGCGTGCTGGAGCGCGGCCTGATGGGCGCGCTGCGCAAGGGCAGTATCGGTTTCGACGACCTGAAACGCACTGCCAGCGCCGCGCTGGACCAGATCGCTGCCCAAGCGCTGGGACTGGGCCTCGACCGGGTGTTCGCAGGCGCCGGTTCCCGCGGAAACGGTGCGGGATTGTCCGGCCTGCTCGGCGGGACGCTGGGTGCCCTGCTTGGCCTGCCCGGGCGCGCCACCGGCGGGCCTGTCGCGCCCGGGCGCGGCTATGTCGTGGGCGAGCGCGGGCCGGAACTCTTCGTGCCGACCAGCGCCGGACGGGTCGAACCCACCGGCGGGCATGGCGGCGCGCGGCAGGTGAACGTGGTCATCCGGCTACACGGCGACAAGGGCGCGACATCGCCCGCCGCCATGCAGCGTTCCAGCCGCCAGGTCGCAAGCGCGCTTCGCCGCGCGATCAGGGAGAACTAGGGATGGCATTCTGGCTGGCGAAAAAACGCCGCGGGCAGGAAACCGATTTCATCCAGCGCTTCGATCCGCGGTTCTGGACCGTGAACTTTCCCCGCCCGATGATGGCCAGCGTGGTCACGACCGGGGCGGACGGGCTGCGGGTGGATTGCGAATTTCACCATGAAGGCGAACTGGCCGGGCTGATCTGGGACAGCGAGGACACGCTGGACCACCCGCTCCTCGCCTACGAGACACGGCGCGACTACGCCCACTGCACGCTGCAATTTCGCTGGCGGTCCGGCGGGGTCGTCGCGCTCGATGCGGCGCACGGCCCGACATTGACGATAGAAGGGCGCGATGCAGCCGGCAGCCCGCGCAGCTGGTATGTCCGGCTGTGGAACTACGCCGAGGGGACACCGGAAGACGCGGTCATTCGCCTGCCGTTCTCGCAATTGCAATCCGGCTTCGTCCTGCCGGGCGAGGCGGTGCATCCGGGCGACATCGACCGAATGTTCATCTCCATCGTGCCGCCGGGCTTTACCGAAGGCAGCGCCGAGCCTCTTGCCGCCCGTGCCGACGGCTGGGTGGAGCTGTCGGACATCGTTTGCGACGGCGCGAATGCCGTGATCCCGGTGGGCGACGTGATGGTCCCGGAACATGGCGAGCGGATTGCCACCGCCTATGACGACAGCTTCAACCAGACGCCCGAGCGGATCATGCGCAACATTACCGGCCTCGGCTACCGGGACCGGCTGGTTCACTATGTCGGCATGAGCCATTTCTTCCGGCTTCGCAGGGAAGGCGAAGGCTTGCTGGTTGATCCGTCGGGCGCGTTGTGCACTCCCGCCATCTGCTGGCACGAGGCGTTCTTCGCAGCCTGCAGGGCGGCGGATATCGACCCTGTCGTCTCGCTTTCCTACGAATTGTTTGCCGAGCATTGCCCGCTTGGTTGGCAGCAGGTCGACCGTTTCGGAAACTACGCGAGGACAGGCTGGGACCCGCCCTCTGCCTTGCTGTCGCCCGCAATTTCCGCGGCAATGGGTTATGTCCGGTCCGTCGCCACGCATTTCGTCGCCTTGCAGGAAGCAGCGGGGCTGCCCGTCCTGTTCCAGATCGGCGAGCCATGGTGGTGGGTGATCCCCGAAACCGGCGCGATCTGCATCTACGATGCCGCCATGAGCGATCGCAACCGCGAGGAATTCGGCGTGCTACGCGGGATTGACGACGTCCGCGGCGAGATACGCGGCCGGTTTACCGCGGTTCTCGACCTTGCCGGCGAGGTGCTGGCCGAGTCGACCGCAGCCCTCTCCTCGGCGGTGCGGGAAGCAGCTAGCGGCGATGCGGAAATACTCTTGCTGGCCTTCACGCCGACCATCCTCGATCCGGCCATGCCCGATCTATATCGCGCCAACCTGCCCACCGGCTGGGCCTGGCCCGCCTTCGACCGGCTCCAGCTGGAAGATTACGACTGGCTGACCGCCGGGGCGGAGGCACTTCGCAAATCTGCCTACCGGACGGTGGACGAGCGGCTGGGCTATCCGCTGGACCGGCAGGACTATCTTTCCGGTTTCGTGCTGCGGGCGGAAGATGCCTCGCGCTTCTGGCCGCTGATCGACGATGCGCTGGACGAGGCGCGGCAGCGCGGCGTCACCCAGCGCTATGTCTGGGCCCTGCCGCAGGTCGCGCGCGACGGATACACCCGCTTACCCAATCAGGAGGACGCCGCGATGCAGGCATTCGACGATGTGCTTTACCCGCTGGCGCTGGGCCGCGATGCCGGGGTCAGTCCCGAATTCTCGACCTCGGTCGCCGTGACGTCTTCGGGCCATGAAAGGCGCAATTCGCTATGGTCGGACGCCCGGCTCAGCTTCGATGTCGGCCCCGGCCTACGCAGCGAGAAGGAACTGGGCACGCTGATCGCCTTCTTTCGAGCCCGGCGCGGGGCGGCGCGGGGGTTTCGCCTGCCCGACCCCTTCGATTTCAGTTCCAATGCGATGACCGGCACGCCGACGCCCGGTGACCAGCATATCGGGGATGGCGACGGTCTCTCCGCGACGTTCCGGCTGGTGAAATCCTATGGCGAGGCAGGCGATCCGCAAATCCGCCCAATCACCCGCCCGCGCGCCGGAACCGTGCGCGTCGCGGTCGACGGCTCCGAAACTGCCGACTGGACGCTGGGCGATGGCGGGACGATCGTGTTCGCACAGGCTCCGGCCCAGGGTTCCCGCATCACTGCGGGGTTCCTGTTCGACGTGCCGGTGCGTTTCGCGCAGGACAGGCTGGATGTGACAGGC
This is a stretch of genomic DNA from Erythrobacteraceae bacterium WH01K. It encodes these proteins:
- a CDS encoding phage major tail protein, TP901-1 family: MTAQTGSAFLLKISDGAQPPEYRTVAGLRTTQMSINGDTVVVTHKESGGWRDLLSGAGTRSVSVSAAGIFLGSAAEAQIQSQALAGTLADYELSFEDGTRMRGRFLVQRLDHAGDFNGERNYTLQLESSGPVLPS
- a CDS encoding gene transfer agent family protein codes for the protein MANGMRGEAELVVAGRTCLLRPTFTALVAAEEELGPLFALVERAGSGQLKLAEMAALFWHCLARPGALTRDDVGEAVMDAGLAACARPLRTLLGAILQGSS
- a CDS encoding phage tail assembly chaperone, yielding MKTPGKASFAAGVPVLAGIASRHLGWSPPVFWAATPPELALSLTDPSAPRANLLARADLERMMEHDADG
- a CDS encoding tail tape measure protein, which translates into the protein MDDSVEEMLVEIRAGTQGFRTDIAQMRSSFDATLVDGFEKAGSVLERGLMGALRKGSIGFDDLKRTASAALDQIAAQALGLGLDRVFAGAGSRGNGAGLSGLLGGTLGALLGLPGRATGGPVAPGRGYVVGERGPELFVPTSAGRVEPTGGHGGARQVNVVIRLHGDKGATSPAAMQRSSRQVASALRRAIREN
- a CDS encoding DUF2460 domain-containing protein, with the translated sequence MAFWLAKKRRGQETDFIQRFDPRFWTVNFPRPMMASVVTTGADGLRVDCEFHHEGELAGLIWDSEDTLDHPLLAYETRRDYAHCTLQFRWRSGGVVALDAAHGPTLTIEGRDAAGSPRSWYVRLWNYAEGTPEDAVIRLPFSQLQSGFVLPGEAVHPGDIDRMFISIVPPGFTEGSAEPLAARADGWVELSDIVCDGANAVIPVGDVMVPEHGERIATAYDDSFNQTPERIMRNITGLGYRDRLVHYVGMSHFFRLRREGEGLLVDPSGALCTPAICWHEAFFAACRAADIDPVVSLSYELFAEHCPLGWQQVDRFGNYARTGWDPPSALLSPAISAAMGYVRSVATHFVALQEAAGLPVLFQIGEPWWWVIPETGAICIYDAAMSDRNREEFGVLRGIDDVRGEIRGRFTAVLDLAGEVLAESTAALSSAVREAASGDAEILLLAFTPTILDPAMPDLYRANLPTGWAWPAFDRLQLEDYDWLTAGAEALRKSAYRTVDERLGYPLDRQDYLSGFVLRAEDASRFWPLIDDALDEARQRGVTQRYVWALPQVARDGYTRLPNQEDAAMQAFDDVLYPLALGRDAGVSPEFSTSVAVTSSGHERRNSLWSDARLSFDVGPGLRSEKELGTLIAFFRARRGAARGFRLPDPFDFSSNAMTGTPTPGDQHIGDGDGLSATFRLVKSYGEAGDPQIRPITRPRAGTVRVAVDGSETADWTLGDGGTIVFAQAPAQGSRITAGFLFDVPVRFAQDRLDVTGASFAVGEAPSVPLIEIREAT